The following proteins come from a genomic window of Burkholderia stabilis:
- the yajC gene encoding preprotein translocase subunit YajC: MPFISNAFAQGAGGAESSLMSFLPLILMFAVLYFIMIRPQMKRQKEHRNMLSAMAKGDEVVTSGGLVGKVTKVTEGYIGVEIAEGTEITVQKAAVTTILPKGTIKSL; encoded by the coding sequence GTGCCGTTCATTTCCAATGCCTTCGCGCAAGGCGCCGGTGGCGCCGAATCGAGCCTGATGAGCTTCCTGCCGCTCATTCTGATGTTCGCCGTGCTCTACTTCATCATGATCCGCCCGCAGATGAAACGGCAGAAGGAGCACCGCAACATGCTCTCGGCGATGGCCAAGGGCGACGAAGTCGTCACGAGCGGCGGCCTCGTCGGCAAGGTGACGAAGGTCACCGAAGGCTACATCGGCGTTGAAATCGCCGAAGGCACCGAAATCACCGTGCAGAAGGCTGCGGTCACGACCATTCTGCCGAAGGGCACGATCAAGTCGCTGTAA